A stretch of DNA from Micromonospora sp. NBC_01813:
CCTGATCGGTGGTCCCGGCGGCGCAGTAGATCGGGCCCCGGACAGCAGCGATGGCGCCGCCGACGATCTTCCCGGAGCTGTCCCGGAAGATGCTGCTCACCCCTCGGCTGACCAGACCCTGGCAGTAGGGCGACGTCATCTGCCAGTTGACGCGACCGCTCCAGTTCACGCCCTCCCGGTCAGACATCCTGATGCTGTCGTGCTGCGTCTCGATGGCGACTCTCGGCGCGTCGTCGGCAGCTACCCAGGTGGTGGTGTCGAAGTGGGTGGTCACCTGCGTGGCTTCGGTGACCGTCTTGCCGTCGTCGAGGTAGCTGCCCGTGCCGACGCCGACCTGGGTGCCGGGCAGGATCAGCGGTACCTCTAGGACGAGCGTCTCGCTGGTGGAGACGGCAGCCCCGCTCTCGTCGGTTACCTCGAACCGGATCAGGGTGCGGTAGGCGGCGTACTCGCTGGTGTTTTCGACCATGACGCCGACGCTCGCGGTGTGGAGCGACCCCGCGCCGGACGGGACGAGCGACACGCCGGACTCGACTACGCGCAGGCCGCCGCCGTCCGGGGCGGACTCGCCGGAGCCGGCAGTGCCGGGCAGCGGCTGATCCGGTGCCTCGACGCAGGAGGCGCTCGGGTCAGGTGCCGGCTCGTTCCTGCCGATCGGTGCACAGGCCGTAGTAGTGCCGGCTATAAGGGTGGCGACCAGGAAAGCGATCAGCGCCACTGGGGTGAGCGCATGGTGTCGCCCCAACTGGCGCCGTTGCGGTGATCGGCGGTCAGGTTCACTCGATGCGGTCAAGGTCGGGCATCCCTACGGTGGGTTGGGCAGACTGCGGCGGTCACGCCAATGTACTACCTGGACACAATGAGTGAAGGCGTGCCGTCGTGGGCTGTCGCGGCTGCATGTTGAGAACTCGCGAGTGGAGGGCTGGGGTACGTAATTCTTGCGGAATTAGGTGTCTCAGCCCTCCACTCGATGCGATCAGCTGGAACGATCGGCGATCGCCTGCCGGACGGTTTGGGTAAGTTGCGCGGTTCGCCGGAGTACGTCGTCGGCCGTGAAGCGCAGCGCCAACCAGCCGGCGGCGTGCAGGGCGTTGAAGCGGTGCACGTCCTTGCGGAAGGTGGCCTGTTCCCGGTGGTGGTCGCCTTCGTACTCGATGGCGATGCGCCACTGCGGGTACGCCAGGTCGACTCTGGCGATGAACTTGCGTTGGACGCGGATCTCGTACTGCGGCGTGGGCTTCGGCAGGCCGGCGTCGTGCAGCAGGAGGCGGAGCCGGCTCTCCATCGGCGAGGCGCTCAACGGATCGGCGAGGCTCAGCAGTTCGCGGAGTTGATTTACGTGACGCCGCCCGGGGTGGGCGTCGACGTACGCCGCGAGTTGGGCCTTTGTGCAGGTCCGGCGGCGCAGGAACGCGTCAAGGGTGATGAGCGCGTCGGCGCGGGGCAGCCTGCGCCCCAGGTCGTAGGCGGTACGGACCCCACTGGTAACAGGCATCCCGAACAGGGGCGTGACGTCATGCTTGTGGTCGAGAGCCAGCTTGGCGTACCGGATCCGGGGGTGCGGGTCGGGCCGGGCGATGCTCGGGACAGCGACGTGCACGGGCGCTGTCGCCCTGCCCCGTTGTGGCAGCAGGTCGACGCCCCAGAGGTAGGCGGCGCTGAGGCCGTAGATGGCCGCGCCGGTTGGCAGGCGGGTGGCGACTGCCCGGCACCACATCCGGTGGTCGTCGGGGTGGTACGAGTCAACGTGGATGTAGACGTCGTGGAGGAGTCGGCACCAGGTCCGGCCGGTGAGCATCCGCTTGGTGATCAAGCCGGCGGCGACTGCCCGACTGCCGGAGAAGGGTTCCACGGTCAACTCGCGGGGCACCTTGACGGGGCGGGCCATCGGAGGAGCTTGCCTTTGCCCCCAGTCGCCTGCTGCCCCAACCGCAGGTTGGGTCGCCGATCTGACTGCAGGACCCCGAGGGCGGACCGGGCTTCCAGGGCGCACCAGGGCGGGCACCCAAGGGGATGCCCGCCCGGACTATGCGCTCACCAAACCTTGACGACCCCCCAGTGGCAGGGGTTGATGTTGAAGAGTCCGCCCGCATCCAGGGGGTGGGTAGTGATGTATTTGTTGTTGTTCGCTAGGTCGTAATAGGCGATGTCGACCGCGCGGTCGATCGGCGTCGAGAATCTGGTGATGATGTGCGACGCATTGCCCGTCGCCGTATATCCCGGATAGAGGATGTTGCTGCTGCTGTTGTTGTAGAAGTAGCCGACGATCGAACGGTCCCTGCTGGACGCATGGTTGGTAATTTTGCCGTGGCAGGCCGCCGCGCTGGCTGGCGCGGCCGCGACGACGACAGTCGGCACGGAGATGAGGGCGGCGAGCAGAGTCAGCACGACTCCGCGCCGCGCGATGCTGAAACGAGTCATTCGGTGTTTCTCCTGTCCTTTGTCCGCTGTTGCCCGAATCGTATTGGCGCATCGGGGCAGCGTCGGCGCCCTGGCAGGAAGCGGCCAGCTGTCGTTCATGCGAGGTGTGCTCGCTCAGGAAACGGTGACCACTGCGGCGACTGCTTCGGTGAGGGTGGTGGCTGTCGCGATCACTTTGGTGCGGTGTGGGCCGTTGGGGAGGTGGATTTCGCAGTGGTGTGGGGTGAGGAGGGCGGTGACGGCGAGTCCGGGGTGGTGGGCGGCGAGGGTGGTGAGTGCGGGTACGGGGTCGTCGCCCTGGCCGTCGTCGTTGTCGGGGTTGGGGTGGTGTGGTGCGGGGATGGGGATCGTCGGGTCGGTGGGTACGGCGTGGTCGCTGGCGTTGCGGATGTATTCGAGGGCGTGGGCGATGGCTTTGGGGAGGCTGGGGTGGTGTGCGCCGGGGTTCCAGCGGCCGAGGTGGCCGGTGAGGTGGGGTGGGGCGAAGCAGACGCCCCAGCGCAGGCCTTGGACCTGGTGTGGGTTGCCGGCGTTGCGGCTGTAATCGGCGAGGCTGATGACGGCGGCGAGGCCGAGCCGATGGGCGAGGGTGACCACTGTGGCCAGTGGTGGGACTTGTGGTGGGGTGGCGTGGAGGAGGATGCGGCCGCCGGGGTGTCCGTTGGTGACGGCTTCGAGGTAGGCGGTGACGGGGTCGGTGTCGGGTTGGTGGATGGTGGCGTAGCCGTGGAGGAGTTCGTGGTCGCGGAGGAACATCAGTTGGCCGTCGAGGGTGGCGAGTTCGGTGGGGTCGAGGCCGAGCGCGGTCAGCTGGTGGGTGAGTTGGTATTCGGGTGGGAGTTGGTGCAGCGGTTTGCCGCCCGGGTGGGTGCCGATGGGGGGTGCGGCTTCGGGCTGGCCGTTCAACGGTGGCCAGTTGAGGTGGCGGACCCGGCGGCGGCCGGCGGAGATGGTGACGGTCGCACCGTGGTAGATGCGGTGGCTGCCGGCGCAGGTGCGGCAGCCGCCGATGCGGTCGCAGTCGCAGTCCTCCCAGTGGGGCAGGTGGGTGCAGTCGGGGCAGGGCAGGTACGGGATCGGCGGCCCCTGCCACGACGGTGGGGGCGGTTGCCAGGAGCGGGCCAGTCGTTCGCCGCGCCCGTCCCTGGTTTTGACGCCGGTGGGGCGCAGGGTGGTGTGCCACCAGCGGCCGTCGCGCCAGATGGCGTGCGCGCCGGGGGTCGGTGCGCCGGTGAGCAGCGCGGTGCAGTCGGCGACGATGCGGCGTTCGAGTTGGTCGGCGTCGACCGGGGGTGGTCCGAGGGGGATGCCGTTGGTTGGGCGTGGGGTGACGTGGTGGGCGGGGGCGTGTTGGCTGCGGTCGATCAGCTCGAAGCAGGCCCGGCCGGTGTCGACGCGGGTGGCGGCGTCGGTGAACGTGTTGTAGCGGCCGGTGCTGGCGGGGACGGGGCTGCCGGGGAGTTCGTAGCGGATGTCCCAGTGGAAGTGGTCGCTGTCGGGGGCGGATGAGCTGCGGCGGGCTTCGATGACGAGGTCGAGGCAGAGGAGTTCGGCGGTGTCGCAGAGTTCGCCGAGCCGTTGGGTGGGGTCGGCGGGTGGTGGGGGTGTGGTGTGGCCGTACCAGATGCGCCAGGGGTCGTAGCCTTCGGCTGCGATCGGCCCGGCTTCGAGGGCGTGGCGTTGGTGGGCGGGCAGGTCGGGTTGCCAGCCGGCGGGGAGTTCGGTCCAGGGGGTGTAGATGGGTTCGCCGGGGAGTTCCGGGTCGTAGAGGTGCGCGGCGCCGGCCTGTGCGGCGAGGTCGGCGACGACGGGTGCCAGGTCGAGGCACCAGGCCCGGTCATCGTCGGTACGGGTGGGGGTGACCGCGCCGGGGACGATGGTGGCCGACGCGACGGCTGCGGTGTCGAGGTTGGCGACGGTGAGGACGAACTGGGCGCGCCGTTTCCCGGCCCCGTCGCAGCGCGCGCAGGTGGTGGTGGGGTTGGCGTCGCAGCGGGGGCAGCTGACGACGGTGACCGTGTGGTGTGGGGTCGGCTGGTGGGTCACGGCTGCCCCGCGTACCGGGTGGCGGCGGCGCTGGTGGTGGTGCCGACCCAGGTGGGCAGGTTGAGGGTGGTTTGGGCGGCGAGGGCTTGGGTGGTCTGCCAGCGGCGGAGGGCGTCTTTGATGCGGTCGTTCTGTTCGATGGTGCGGTCGAGTTCGGCGTAGAGGATGCCGAGGTCGTGGGCGACGCGGTCGAGGAAGGCGGCGACGTCGGCGGGGTCCAGGCCGCGGCCGCGCGCCCGGCGGGGCAGGGTGGGGAAGTGGTGGGCGCGGATCTGCCAGGGCCGGATCGGCCGGTACGCGGTGGGTCGCTGGTTGCGGGCGCGGCCGTCGGGTAGCCGGTAGACGCCGCTGCCGTTGGGCCAGTCGCGCGGCGGTGTGGCGGCCATTGTGCGGCGTTGCCAGCGCAGTCGCCAGCGTCGCCAAAGTTCTCGCATCACGGGTTCCTCCCCTTGCTGGTGTGGTCTGACTCGCCTGGTGGTGGTGCGGGTCGTGTGCCGGTGCCGGGTGTACGGGTGGATGGGGTGGCCCCGCCGCTTGCCGTTGCCGGCGGGGCCACCCCTGCCGCCAATCGCCGCAGCCTTCCTTGGCGGTACGGCGACCAGGGCAAACCTTCGGGGCCGGGACGCCCAACGGCATGACTCGCTGACCGCCCCGACCGGGTGGATCCACTCAGCGCCGACCGAGTAGTTCCGCCTAGAACCTACGTTACTGGGTACCCTGGCGCTACCCCGTAACGCTGGTTTCTTTGCCTATCGTCACCGAACCTCATCGACTAGGCGGTGGGTGGAGGCGTCTGACGCAGGCTGCATGCTGGCGCTAAGGCGGCCTGCGTTACCCAGTAACGATTCAGTACCCCGTAACGCATGTTCTCCCCGGCGTGTGGTTTCTTGGACTTGCCGACCGAGGGAGTGCCGATGGCTACGCCGCTCTACCAGCAGATCGCCGACGACATAGCGGAGCAGATCCGCGCCGGGGTACTCAAGCCGGGTGACCGCCTGCCGTCGACCCGGCAGCTGATGGCGAACTATGACGTGAGCGAGACCGTCATCCGCTTCGTGATGATCCAGCTCAAGGCGCAGAGTCTCGTCTACGGACAGCCCGGACGTGGCGTCTACGTTCGTGACCCAGCCGATGGCGACGAAAGCCCGCGCAAGCACGTGTCGCTACGGCCTGTCGAGGATCCCAAGCCGGAGCAGTGAGCTTGTTTGGTGACTTGCCGCCGAGCACCGCTTGAGCCGCATCCGGCCACGGACTCGTCTGTCCCAATCGCCTGTGGACCCTCATGTGTGGCTCGGTCGACGTTGTGTCAGAATCCAACCTCGTTCAGTCATCGGAGGTGGCGTGGGTGTCAACGTGGACGGCAGAGTTCAGGCTGAGCATCACCAAGGCGTTGGCTGACCAACTGGAAGCGACTCTGCGGCCGCTCACCCCCGCCACGCTGGACAAGGATCACCTGAAGCGAGTCCAGCCCCGTCCCGGCGTCTACTGCTTGTTCCATCAGGGCGAACGGGTGTATGTCGGCAAGGCCGCCAAGTCGTTGCAGGAGCGACTTAACCAGCACCAGCGGAAGGTGACCGGCCGCGCCGGGCTCGATCCGGCGGACATCCGTTTCGTGTGTGTCTACGTCGACGAGGACCTCGACGCCGCCGCGCCCGAAAAGCTCCTGATCAAGAACTATCGGACGCACGCCAGCATCCCCTGGAACACGAACGGCTTCGGCAACAACGATCCTGGGCGTAACCGGGACGGCAGTAAGGTCAGGAGCGGGCACTTTGACGCCCTATATCCGATCGACCTGGACTTCAGCATCCGATGCGCTGAAGGCGTTATGTCAGTCGAGGCGCTGCTTGAGCAGGCGAAAACTGCCCTCCCTTTCCGGATCCGCTGTGACAGCGGCGGTGCTGCGAAGGCCGTCTACCAGGCGAGCAACGTCCGCTTGGGCGACGAGGAGCTGACTGTGCGAGCTTGGGCCGCCAGGCTGGTCGCCGCTCTGCCGGAGGGCTGGCAGCTCACGGCGCTTCCGGGCTACCTCATCCTGTATCGCGAGGAGCGCCGTTACGAAAGCGCACTGGGATGGTGGCGTCGCAGCGCCGATAGATCGGCGCAGTTCACGCAGGGTCCGATGAACTTTGCTGCCGGACCTGCCGAGGATGACCCGGCTGAACCGAGCGATCTCGACTAGGGCCCGTAGTGTCAGGCTGACTGGCGCGTCGTTGCCAGCTGGCGGATCGCTTCCGCTACTCGCTCGGCTGCCTCCGCTGGGTCCTCGTGTTCCCAGAAGCGAATCACCGTCCAGCCAGCCTCGGCAAGGATCCGGTCAGTTTCTCGATCGCGTACCCGGTTGCCCTCGAACTTCTCCCGCCAGAACTGCGCGTTCCGTTGTGATGGCCGGTGGTGATCGGGGCAACTGTGCCAGAAGCAGCCGTCGATGAACACGGCGATGCGGAGCCGTGGAAACGCGATGTCGGCAGTGCGGCGGACCGATGGGACAGGCCGGAAGTTGACGCGGTACCGCAGGCCAGCCTTGTGGAGGAGCGACCGAACCTTCCGCTCCGGGCGGGTGTCACGTCCCTTGTTAGCCCGCATGATCGTCTGGACGGCTGGGCTCGACGCCCAGGACGTGTCGCTGGCGGGCTCCTTCACCGCCAGCAGCTCACGCGACCAGGCGAGTCGCCAACCTTCGGCGAGGTTTTCCGCCCTGGTGGCGTGACTGACCTCGCCCAGGTAGCGGGCAGGAGACTTGCCGCGGTCGGACCAACGGAGATAGGCGCGGATGCGCCTGGACTTGGGCAACAACTTGAGCTCCACCGACGCGCGGGCCCGGCGCCCATCGCCAAGATCCACCCATCGCCGGTCGTGGCCGCCGGCGGCACGGTCCTGCTCGGCGACGACCGACTGCCGACTCCGACCCTTTCGGCCCTTCCACGCACGTGCGCTCGGAAGCTTGTCTGCCCAACGATGTTCTGACTGTTGAAGACCCTCGGTCATGGCTGCTGGTTGGCCTCGTCAAGCGCTTCGGCGATCTTGCGGGCGAAGAACTCGCCGAGAACCACGGGGACAGCGTTGCCGAGCTGCCGCATCTGCTCACCACGCGGCCCGGCGAGCTTCCAGTCATCGGGGAACGTCATCACCCGAGCCGTCTCCCGTACGGTCATGTATCGGTGTCGGTAGGCGTCCGACAACGGGTCGAGATCGTCCGTGAGCATGACGGACTCCCCGCCGGGGACGCCGTGCACGCCAGCCTTGACGGTCTTTGCCGGCCGGTCCAGCTCGTTCGGGGTGTGGCCCGCGTAGATCCGGGCACCTGGCCAGCCGATGTGATTGGTGAACCCGCCAAGCAGATGCTCCTGGCGGTCGAGTCGATCCCACGGCACGGGCGGCAGGGGCCGCTGATCGTCGTCGCCAGCGATCGCGTCGCGCAACGTGCGCCAGGGAAGGGTGTCGTCGGCGATCGTGGTCGCGCCGGACAGCCGTGACATGACCCGGCGACGGACGTGGCCGGGCACACCTGGGTGTCGATCCCAGTAGGTCCCGTCCAGCATCGTCCGCGCCAGGGCTGACTCAGAGTGCGTCGGGCTGACTGACTGCTCGAAGCGGTCGAGGTCGACACCGAGATCGGACCTAAAAGCCACCATGATGATCCTGTTGCGGATCTGTGGCACTCCGTAATCCGCGGCGTTCACCGGAAAGGTCCGGACCTGGTAGCGCTGCTTCGGGTCGGATGGCGTCTCGTCGAGTCTGCGACGGAGGATCTCGTCGTGCTCCTGCCAGGACGCTGCCTCGTCACGCTCCTCGAACGGGAGCTGCAGCTCCCGTTCGATGTAGTCGAAGTAGGGACGGAACGACTGCCGGAGCAGACCTCGCACGTTCTCGCAGATCACGGCCTTGGGTTGGATCTCCCGGACCGCGCGGAACATCTCCGGGAACATATTGCGCTTGTCCTCATCGCCCTTGGCCACGCCGCCGAGGCTGAATGGCTGGCAGGGAGGGCCTCCGGCGATGAGGTCTACACGGTCCCATAGATAGCTGAAGTCAACCTGCCGCACATCCCCCTCAACCAGGGGCCAGCGATCGCCGTGCGTCGGGATCCACTCATCCTCGCCACGCGTGGCGGCGGCGTTGGTCTTCAGAGTGTCACAGGCATACCTGACGATTTCGTTGACCAGGAGCGGCCGGAAACCCGCTTGGTGGACGGCCATCGCCAAGCCACCCCCGCCGGCGAAGAGTTCAACCGATGTGCGGCCTCTTAGCGGGTCTCCTAGCAGATCAGACATGCGCAAACTATACCGCGGAGTTGTAGATCTTGGAAGCGACCACGCCGCCGAACCTGGTCCCCGGCCGACTTCGACAGTGAGTGGCCATGCCCACGGTCGAGAGCCGCCGCAGGTGTGGTTGGGTAACGGGAACTCGAGGGAGAGGCGATGGCGACCTGGCAGTTCGGTCCGTTCGACAACGACGAGGCAGTTGAGTGGTGTGCTGCACTAGAAGCCACCGAACCCGACCTACGTGCTGAACTGGTGCGGGCAACGCTCGCGATGGCGTCGTCGTCCGCGGGCACTCTGACCGGTGATGAGGCCGCTCGGGCCGTCGCGGCGGCTGCCGTGGTCCTTCAGATGGTCACGGGCAGACCTGTCTCGAAGTCGGCCTACAGCCCTCAACTCGTTGGAGAAGACGTCCAAGTCGGTCCGGAAGTGCGGCATTTGGCGGTACGGGCACTCGACGTCGTACTAGCTGTCGGGTCCGTGTGGCGCCAACTGTGGCACGACGACGTCGAAGAAGACGAGGCGATCGCTGTCGTTGAGACACTTCGGCGTGCCCTCCTCTCTTCGGGGCGCCATCCAGCATGAGCTAGTGGGACTCGCCCGCAGGGATCAGCCAGCACGGCGGCGAAGCGTCGCTGTAGGGCTGTAGTCAGGTCCCGGTAGCCTCGTACCGTCGGCGTGTAACTCCGAGGTCCCGAACCGCGCCGACGCTCGCCAGGACGCTTGCCTGACGGCGGCTCGGGCGTCCAAAGGCGTTGGACCCTTGCTTGAAGGAGACTACGATTACCAGGCACGAAGTGGATGTCCAGCCTCATGGGCGAATTCTTACGGTTCTGGGAGATATCGAACTATCGCAGTGGCAATGCCTCGCGGAACTCATTGACAACGCTTTCGATGACTTTCTCTCGGACGAAAGTTCGGCAGACGGGGACATGCGTCCAACCGTGAGCGTCACACTCCCATCGAGGGCCAGCGACGCCAAGACCGCCGAAGTCTGGGTGCAGGACAACGGCCGCGGTATGACACTTAATACCTTGGAGAATGCTGTCCGGGCTGGCTGGACTAGCAACGCCCGGTACGGCTCGCTCGGTCTCTACGGCGTAGGATTCAATATCGCAACCGCGCGTTTGGGGCGCGTCACCACGATCAAGACAACCCGCAGTGGCGATCCATCGTGGACGGTGTTGACACTCGATCTGGTTAAGCTGGCGCGTGGTGAGAGTTACATGGTTCCGGTACGCTTCGAGCCGAAGGATCACCCTGACGAGCATGGGACGCGAATTGTCATTAGTAGCCTAAAGAATGATCAATGGCAAACGCTTTCTCGCCAGGCAAATAAGATTCGCGAGCAGCTCGGCGATGTCTACAGCTATCTGCTGCGAGAGCGAAACTTTCTGATCACGGTGAATGGAAGACGCGTCCAGCCACGTCTTCCCTGTCTATGGGATGCATCGCGTTTCGTCACAAGGAGCGGTGAAGAGGTCAAGGCGGTCTTGGAGATTGATCAATCGCTGACCCCCATGAACGCCTGCCTTGACTGCGGCTGGTGGAACCCGGTTGATGTGCAGCGATGCGGTGACTGCGATAGCGGGCGCCTCCATGAAACCATCCGTCGAATATGGGGCTGGATTGGTGTTCAGCGCTACTTCCACAAGAACGATTATGGTATCGACTTCCTGCGTAATGGTCGGAAGATTCTTATCCGAGATAAACGCCTTTTTTACTGGGAAGATCCGGACGGGCTGGATGGGCCGGAGTTGGAGTACCCGATCGATTCGCAGCGACCCAAAGGGCGCTTTGTGGGTGAGATACACTGTGATCATGTCCCGGTCATCTATCAGAAGACCGCATTCGAGTACGATACCCCTGAATGGCGAACGGTTGTCCGCACCATCCGGGGTGATAGTCCTCTGCGCGAGAAGATTGCGCAACGGCTTGGTAGACCAATCAATATAAGTCCTTTGGCTAAGCTCTTTGCCGGATACCGCCGTGAGGACGCTGGCCTGCGATACCTCGTTCCCGGTGATGGGAAGCAAGCACTCCATGATAAGGCGATCGAGTGGGCCGCCAGTTTTCGTGCTGGTGACCCCGAATACCAGTCCGATGACGTCTGGCATGAGGCGGCCTATCGCCACGATCACCCGATGATAGTCGAGCCTGAGGGTGAAGCTGATGTCTTCGCAGAGATGGGACTCGATGAGAGTGGTGCGTCCCAATCTGAATCCAGAGATCCGTCGCCATCCGACTCCGATGACTCGAAAGGGAGGAGTGCCCCAGTATCCAGCCAGGTTCCGGAACCTCCTGTCAAGCACGTCGAGACCTTCGATCAACGTCTCGACCGCTATCGGAAGGGCGCCGAGTCGATCATCGATCTGGCCGGGCGCTACGAGGCGACTGGTCTTGGCAATGTCGAGCTAACTGTTTGGGCGGTCCATGGGAAACCAATACATGATCCGTCGGGTCAGGAAGTTCCGATATTTACGCACATGATTCGTCCGCCAAAGGCTGAAGCTTTCGTTAACGTGACACACCCGCTCTTTACCGAGTATGGTGTCGATGTACGAGAACTTGCTATGGTCGATCTAGCCGAGTTTATGCGAGTCCGTGGAACCGCAGCTGGGCAGGTGCCAAAACCTTTGTCGTCGGTCCTGGTGGACATTAAGAGAAGGTCGAGCGACCAAAAGGTGACCGCTGATGCGCTGATTGCGCGGGCGTCGCGACTTCTTGACCGTATTCGTGAGGCTATGCAACGCGAGGTCAAGGGAGCGCCAACTGGGTATTGGGAGGTGGTTCTAGAAACCCAGAGGGCTGGCGCGCAGCGGAGGTTTGCGATCGAAGGCGGCGATTCGACCTGGGACTCCGCGATCGATTCCGGAGACTTTGTTTTGTTTCTTCCGGCAAGTGCGATTGTGCGCTTGCTGGAGCGATACCCGGATGCCTTCCTGGATGGCAAGGTATTTCGTCAACCCTACGTCAGCCTCTCTGACGAAAGTTCACGCGCGCTGGTGCTGTCTCGGCTGGCTGGTTTTGTCGGGGAACTTGCGTTGATGGAGGAGCATCGCCCCAGGTTGAGCATCGAAGAGCTGCATCGTATACGACTTGCCTGCCAACTTGTAGAGCGCGACCTCACCGACACTGATTGAATGATGGCTATGTCTAGTGGATTCTTGGACCCACTGTTCCTACGTGACGTCGGTCCAAACCAATTCCCACGTCAAGTGGAGCGCTTGCTGTGGCACATTGGTTTTGATGCAGTGGCGAACATTGATGGCCCAGGAGATGAAGGTGGCGATCTGCTAGGGCGAATCAAAGACCAGCAATGGGTGCTCCAATGCAAGTGGAAGCGCCAAGGCGCGGTCGGTGCGGCAGCGGTTGATGAAGTCGCGAGGGCGCGTGATGTCTACCGTGGGACCCGTGCGGCCGTGGTGACTAACACTAGACACAGCGCAGAGGCGGTCCGGCGCACCGATCAGCTTGCACTGCTCGCCTCTCGGATACAGTTGTGGCATGGTCAGACCCTGAGCCGCGCCTTCGACCAGGCCGCAGAGCGCTTCGGGCAGCTCGACCTTCGCCCCTATCAAGTCGAAGCCCGCGATCGGCTGATTGAATATCTCGACGAGACCGGCCGAGCCCTTCTTGTCCTAGCGACTGGTTTGGGTAAGACGGTGGTCAGCGGCGAGGTCGTCGATAATCATCTGCGACGGTTTCCCACCGAGAACGTTCTTGTGGTAGCCCACACAAAGGATCTTGTCGAGCAGCTGGAGAGGGCGCTGTGGAGGCACCTTTCTAAGACGGTTAAAACACGCCTACTCACTGGTGATGAGCGTCCTGATGACCTTAGTGGGATAACCTTCGCTACGCTGGGAAGTGCCTTACGCGCAGTGCGTCGTGGCTATCACCCAGGGCTCGTGGTAGTAGACGAGGCACACCATGTGGGAGAGACGGGGCAATACGGTGACCTGCTCGAGAGGCTCGACAGGGCTCGACATCTCGGCGTGACCGCGACGCCCTGGCGTGGAGACGAGTACGATATTACCGATCGTTTCGGGCCGCCTTGTTTCAGTCTTGGCATTGAGGTTGGGATGCGCCGTGGATACCTGGCGCAGGTCGACTACCGGCTTTTCGTCGACAATGTCGATTGGGATGTGGTTCGAGCGGCCAGCGAGCATGCCTACAGCCTTGCTGAACTGAATTCGCGACTCTTCCTACTTCAACGCGATGAGGCAATTCGCGATGAACTAGCAGCGGCGTGGGCCACGACGCGCAAGCCGCGCGCGTTGGTCTTCTGCCGTACAGTTGAACATGCTGAACGCATGGCGCACCTGCTCCGGCGTAATCCACTTTGGTCCACAGCTCTTGCCATACATGCGAGGCTGTCGAAGCGCGAGCGGCAGACCCGACTCCTGGCGTTCAGAACTGGCGAGGTACCAATTCTCACTTCAGTCGACATCCTGAACGAGGGCGTTGACGTCCCAGACGTCAATATTCTCTGCTTCGCACGCGTTACGCACAGTCGGCGAATTTTCGTGCAGCAACTCGGTCGCGGGCTGCGTCTGCGTGACGGCAAGGAACGGGTCTTGGTTCTCGACTTTATTAGCGACCTGCGCCGAATAGCTGCTGCGCTGAGTATAAAGCGGACACTGGAGGCTGACGGAGAGGTCGAGGTTCTCGCCGATGTACCCAACTCCAGCATCACCTTTTCGGATCAGCGAGTCGGGTCCTTGATGAACGAGTGGATCAAGGATGCCGCCGACCTCGAGACGGCGTATGATGAGGCTCGGCTTCAGTTTCCCGACCCACACTCTAGATCCGATTGGTGAATCTTGTCCGAGTTGCCAGAATCTATCCGCGCCCAAGTTGTCGTTGAGCTCTACCAACAGGCCGATGAGCTTGATTGGGACTTGTTATCCTTATCCGAGAAGACAAAGCAGTACCAAAAATGGATTGATGATCCAGCTGTTGGTGGTGTGCTCACCCGATTCTTGGAGCCTGGTAGGGCGCGCGTCTGGATCAAAGATGGGCCGATGAAGGAATTTG
This window harbors:
- a CDS encoding ATP-binding protein, coding for MDVQPHGRILTVLGDIELSQWQCLAELIDNAFDDFLSDESSADGDMRPTVSVTLPSRASDAKTAEVWVQDNGRGMTLNTLENAVRAGWTSNARYGSLGLYGVGFNIATARLGRVTTIKTTRSGDPSWTVLTLDLVKLARGESYMVPVRFEPKDHPDEHGTRIVISSLKNDQWQTLSRQANKIREQLGDVYSYLLRERNFLITVNGRRVQPRLPCLWDASRFVTRSGEEVKAVLEIDQSLTPMNACLDCGWWNPVDVQRCGDCDSGRLHETIRRIWGWIGVQRYFHKNDYGIDFLRNGRKILIRDKRLFYWEDPDGLDGPELEYPIDSQRPKGRFVGEIHCDHVPVIYQKTAFEYDTPEWRTVVRTIRGDSPLREKIAQRLGRPINISPLAKLFAGYRREDAGLRYLVPGDGKQALHDKAIEWAASFRAGDPEYQSDDVWHEAAYRHDHPMIVEPEGEADVFAEMGLDESGASQSESRDPSPSDSDDSKGRSAPVSSQVPEPPVKHVETFDQRLDRYRKGAESIIDLAGRYEATGLGNVELTVWAVHGKPIHDPSGQEVPIFTHMIRPPKAEAFVNVTHPLFTEYGVDVRELAMVDLAEFMRVRGTAAGQVPKPLSSVLVDIKRRSSDQKVTADALIARASRLLDRIREAMQREVKGAPTGYWEVVLETQRAGAQRRFAIEGGDSTWDSAIDSGDFVLFLPASAIVRLLERYPDAFLDGKVFRQPYVSLSDESSRALVLSRLAGFVGELALMEEHRPRLSIEELHRIRLACQLVERDLTDTD
- a CDS encoding DEAD/DEAH box helicase family protein, which codes for MSSGFLDPLFLRDVGPNQFPRQVERLLWHIGFDAVANIDGPGDEGGDLLGRIKDQQWVLQCKWKRQGAVGAAAVDEVARARDVYRGTRAAVVTNTRHSAEAVRRTDQLALLASRIQLWHGQTLSRAFDQAAERFGQLDLRPYQVEARDRLIEYLDETGRALLVLATGLGKTVVSGEVVDNHLRRFPTENVLVVAHTKDLVEQLERALWRHLSKTVKTRLLTGDERPDDLSGITFATLGSALRAVRRGYHPGLVVVDEAHHVGETGQYGDLLERLDRARHLGVTATPWRGDEYDITDRFGPPCFSLGIEVGMRRGYLAQVDYRLFVDNVDWDVVRAASEHAYSLAELNSRLFLLQRDEAIRDELAAAWATTRKPRALVFCRTVEHAERMAHLLRRNPLWSTALAIHARLSKRERQTRLLAFRTGEVPILTSVDILNEGVDVPDVNILCFARVTHSRRIFVQQLGRGLRLRDGKERVLVLDFISDLRRIAAALSIKRTLEADGEVEVLADVPNSSITFSDQRVGSLMNEWIKDAADLETAYDEARLQFPDPHSRSDW